One region of Bosea sp. 29B genomic DNA includes:
- a CDS encoding caspase family protein, whose translation MRFGNGLTGLWRCRRAERRLLVLVFGLLLAASGALAQQERRVALIVGVGGYRNVPALANPPNDARDLGAVLDRLGFETETLVDPDRLALEAGVRRLGQRARGADAAFFFFAGHGLEASGRNWLLPAPAEIRSDRDLRFEALDLDSVLEQLDGAARLSILVLDACRDNPFRKRLQASGRGAPAASGLGQASATVGTLLAFATAPGTVADDGRGRNSPFTTALLKRIETPGLEIRQLMAEVRREVREATQGRQVPWENSALEGSFYFRAAAASAPAPVAAAPPAAATSAPPGASSPGAETVFWESVRSSRNPADLRAYLARFPSGVFASLARNRLEEMERNRSPELRRPDANSATALDPATPEGREALLLSVLALVQPVPRARLDAQVRALEAYRESRQHRAFAVAPGQQRNFRQFDASSAAAAEELALERCQLRNGEPCVLFAVNDTIRAPQPGGAWPRRDMERLRHDGPYDPGRIPTITAERRKEADIVGYSRAREPKAMAIHPLGRIFIKTGAASAFAAETEALKVCNDDPARDGAVGSCFLYAAGNTVVLPGHHTAPLAPDPARPATPASGR comes from the coding sequence ATGCGGTTCGGCAATGGGCTGACGGGACTGTGGCGCTGCCGGAGGGCCGAGCGCCGGCTGCTCGTGCTCGTCTTCGGATTGCTTCTCGCCGCCTCCGGCGCCCTCGCGCAGCAAGAGCGCCGTGTCGCCCTGATCGTCGGCGTCGGCGGCTATCGCAACGTGCCCGCGCTCGCCAACCCACCGAACGATGCGCGGGACCTCGGCGCGGTGCTCGATCGCCTCGGCTTCGAGACGGAAACGTTGGTCGACCCCGATCGGCTCGCGCTGGAAGCGGGGGTCAGGCGCCTCGGCCAGCGCGCCCGCGGCGCCGATGCGGCGTTCTTCTTCTTCGCCGGCCACGGGCTCGAGGCGTCCGGGCGCAACTGGCTCCTGCCGGCGCCCGCGGAGATCCGCAGCGACCGCGATTTGCGCTTCGAGGCACTCGACCTCGACAGCGTGCTCGAACAGCTCGACGGCGCGGCGCGGCTCTCGATCCTCGTGCTCGATGCCTGCCGCGACAATCCCTTCCGCAAGCGCCTGCAGGCCTCGGGTCGCGGCGCGCCGGCTGCATCCGGGCTCGGCCAGGCGAGCGCCACGGTCGGCACGCTGCTCGCCTTCGCCACCGCGCCGGGCACGGTGGCCGATGACGGTCGCGGGCGGAACAGCCCCTTCACCACCGCGCTGCTGAAGCGGATCGAGACGCCGGGGCTGGAGATCCGCCAGCTCATGGCCGAGGTCAGGCGCGAGGTCCGCGAGGCGACGCAGGGGCGCCAGGTGCCCTGGGAGAACTCGGCGCTGGAGGGCAGCTTCTATTTCCGCGCCGCGGCCGCATCGGCGCCGGCTCCAGTGGCCGCCGCCCCGCCCGCTGCGGCCACTTCCGCTCCCCCTGGCGCCTCGTCACCCGGCGCCGAGACGGTGTTCTGGGAAAGCGTGCGCAGCAGCCGCAACCCGGCCGATCTGCGCGCCTATCTGGCGCGCTTCCCGAGCGGCGTCTTCGCCTCGCTGGCGCGCAACCGGCTGGAGGAGATGGAACGCAATCGCTCGCCCGAGCTGCGCCGCCCCGACGCGAACAGCGCGACGGCACTCGATCCGGCAACGCCGGAGGGGCGCGAGGCGCTGCTGCTGAGCGTGCTAGCTTTGGTGCAGCCGGTCCCGCGAGCGCGTCTGGATGCACAAGTTCGCGCCTTAGAGGCCTATCGGGAGAGCCGCCAGCACCGCGCCTTCGCCGTGGCGCCCGGGCAGCAGAGGAATTTCCGCCAGTTCGACGCCTCCTCGGCCGCGGCGGCCGAGGAACTGGCCCTGGAGCGCTGCCAGCTTCGCAACGGGGAGCCCTGTGTCCTGTTCGCCGTGAACGACACGATCCGCGCGCCGCAGCCCGGCGGTGCATGGCCGCGGCGGGATATGGAGCGGCTGCGCCATGACGGGCCCTATGATCCCGGGCGGATCCCGACGATCACGGCGGAGCGGCGCAAGGAAGCGGACATCGTGGGCTATAGCCGGGCCCGCGAGCCGAAGGCGATGGCGATCCATCCGCTCGGCCGCATCTTCATCAAGACCGGGGCGGCCAGCGCCTTCGCGGCCGAGACCGAGGCCCTGAAGGTCTGCAACGACGACCCGGCACGCGACGGGGCGGTCGGCTCCTGCTTCCTCTATGCCGCCGGCAACACAGTGGTGCTGCCCGGGCACCACACCGCGCCGCTAGCACCCGATCCGGCGCGCCCGGCGACGCCGGCGAGCGGGCGGTGA